The sequence TCTTAACCTGAAACAGCTTAttcctttgttttcataataaaatacaataaaagaatattaaatggtatgtataatttcttctttgtatctCTGAGATTTTGATGATAACTCAAGTATGACATAATTTAACAATCTCATGCTTATATCCATATCTGAAGCTGGAACGTGCTGTGTGTTGTAATAAAATGCCCTCTTGGGTACTGCTAACTGGGAGACTTAGCAGCGAGACTGAAGACTGGATTGGCAGGAAGACAAAACCTACCTGTCAGAATGAGTGATcgttttctttgtttttcactttcttttataGAGTGACACCCACTTCCAGAGTTTTTTCCTCCTGTACTTCCTGATAGTTAGAAATGTCAACTAGGGGAAGGAACTCCATCTTCACACTTGCCGAAGCTAGTTTCAGCTTGTATCATACAGTACTGCATAATTTTAGAAGGGTGTTAAGAGTTCTCGCTGGTAACACAGCTCCCATTGCTCAAAGAGATTTCTTGAGAATGCAGTGAGAGAAAGTCCCTTAGATTTGTGACTCACAGTGGTATTTAAAATGCTAACTTTAGGCATGGAGCAGAGGGAGATTAGGTTATCAATGTTCTCTGAAGTCAGTGTAGAGAAACTGCTTCCATGGGTCGTTCAGGGCAGCTAACCTAGGCTTCTGTTCTGAACAGCCCTATGTTGTAGCTCCTGTCTGCCCTGACTGCAGCACAAGCCTTGGGAGATGAATGGtcttctgcatttaaaatgaattctgtGCTTAAATCCTCTAGATACAGAAAACAGGCATGCTCCCTTTAGCTGGCAGAGGTCCCAAATCACTCCTACTCGTTCTCTCGACTTATCCTATCTGTCTTAATACAGACATTGTCCTGAACTGTGACCAAGAATGAGGCACCATTTCCTGTGCTTTGATGTCTCTTGTAGAGGGATACACTTCAGCTATCTGTACTGTATTGCTGACTGCAAACCAGATACAATGTTTAACTAGTTCATAagtaattctgttttgtttacagCAGTATTTGTTAGGTTACAGTTCACTCTTTCTTCCTGATTTTCCCATAATAGTATGTTCTTACTATTTATATTTACATGAAGATACCTTAACACCTGAGTTAGATGAATGAGTTAGATGAGTTAGATGTGTCTAGCCCAGAGAGGTAATGGGATTGCTTAACCTCATGCCAGTGAAGTTCTCACACTTCATCTAAAGCAGTAACACTCCTTTCACATTTAATTCATGTTTTAGTTCTAAACCAGCTATTCTGTTTTGCCAGTTTATCAACTGATGATTTCAGGAGATTTCCATGTTCTAAATTCACTTCTATAAAGGTGCACTTCTTAAAAGTAAGGATCTTTCGTTTAAAGAAAACAGGCTGCAGCAGGACTTATTTCTGTTATATTCATTGTAAGAATGTATGGGCAGTTGACGCGTAGGTCGTTGTAGTAGAAAGGGTAAAAGAGAAGTGAAGACttccattaaaataatattttctttcctttgttgcAGGCTCGTCCATTGACTCGCTATTTGCCCATTAGAAAGGAAGACTTTGATCTACGAAGTCATATTGAAACAGCTGGTCACAACATAGAGACCTGTTACCACGTCTCCCTCACAGAGAAGACCTGCCGAGGCTTTCTGATTAAGATGGGAGGGAAGattaaaacatggaaaaaacGATGGTTTGTTTTTGACAGAAACAAGAGAACTTTTACGTATTATGCAGGTAGGCTGCAGGATCGGACAGGCTATATCTGTCCCTCTATTTTCCTCTCAACTCAGTTGTGTTATGAACATGTAGGGAGTCCCAAGTAAAActtatatttccattttattgaGTATTTTACTTGCACATTTGGGGAGGGTCCAATTGCTTTCTTACAGAGTTTAATCCTAATGGCCAAGTGATGCAGTAGTGCCTAACAGTCAGAGGCAGATGTGGATAagcaagaggaggaaaacagaTCACTAGATTTCTAGTACACAGTATATTGGCTccacataatttatttttaaaggttatATACTTCCCGTAATGACAGAACAATTTATTGTACCCTTTGTAAAAGAGTAACATTTATTATATTTACCATTAAAATTAAACTGAATGTTTCTGCAATCCCCTCATTTAATGCGCTGAGAAGTGTTTCAGGGTATTTAATAAACAAAAGTAGACATGGCATTTGCCACATTTTGAGAGTCTAAggaatttcaaaacaaacaacttgtAACAATTAAATTTTCTGTAGACTAGATGTGTTATGGTATCTGGAGCCATTATATAAACATTGCATTGTTATTTTAGGTCAAAACCAGATTTGGAATTTAAGAACTTACATATCTCACAGATTGTTGTGCAAATCTATACATAGTTTAATTTCTAAGTTTCCgaggaaggcagaaaaatgattatacattctgaatttttattGTTACGAGAAGCCAGACAGGGGCATGATAATTTCTAAGCATCAGGAGAAAACATCCGGTACCACAAAAACCCAAGcaattccatttctttttatgataTTATTGCTTTCCAGCAAGTCATGAGGAACTTAAAAGTGATGATGAACTTAAGCATTGCTCATCATCTTAAAAATACTTGTTGGAATTAATTACATATCCAGTGATGATTCCTTACAAATTTGCATTAATACTTGGAAGAATGTGGTGAGCAAACATTCTATTTTACTTTGTTCTTAACATCTGGTTTACTGGTTAGCAAGGCCTACAAATCAGCCCTTATCAggtactgtatttttttttatcttaaacaGTTAACAGTTTTGGTTTTGAGTGCTGTACAGTTGCCATAATGCAACTTCAGCTACCAAAGAAAACTTCTCCTAAGTCACAAGGACTCCAGCCCAGCAAACAGTTTCATAAGAATTTTGTACTAGCTGGGCAAAAATGCAGCTGCTTGTATGAGTGAGGATCTGCCCAGATCTTAATTGTACAGTAGacttccaaaataaattttggTGCTGTAAATTTGGAGTAATTGAATTCAAAGTACTGGTAGGTTGTTGTAGTTCTGCAAGTCTACTAAACCAAGAACTTGCCCTAAAATCTGTAAATCTAGTGCAGTTGCTTATGCTgcataaataatatattttgctGTATAGCAATATTGTATTTAGCTTTTCATAGCACATGCTATAATATCGCAGTCTTATACCTCAGTACTTCCACTGGCCTCTCGGGGGCTGTTAGGGAGATTCCCAGCATAGCATCATTTGGTCTCTGGGATTTCTTTTTGCTATCATCTAAAGCTTTGGAAACTGATGGCTACTGATAAGATATAAGCGGAGGCCATGAGCATTCAAAATGACAGCAGAATCTGTCATGTGACTGATTAAGATGTTCTGTTTGATTGGTCAGTGCTAAGGTGATACTAACATGGCATCACAAGGCATTACAGTCCCTATGTACAAGAGTAGCAGGCCTGGAGGAAGTTTGCTCTTCATTATCGCATGCTGTTCTGATGCTCCTTGACAACGCTGCAGTAAAACAGAAGATACttgagatcatagaatggtttgggttgaaagggacctttaagatcacgGTTCCGCTATAGGCAGGGACAGGTCCCTCTAGACcgggttgctcaaagccccatccagcctggccttgactgcttccagggagggggcatccacagcctctctgggcaacctattccagtgtctcaccaccttcacaatgaagagtttcttcctaatatctagtctaaggCGCCTAtctctctttgttcctttttctcttgaaaCATTACAGTTGTGACTGTCAAGTTCAAAGTCTGTATCCTCTGTGCACCAGTAAATCACTACAAATGCTGAGTCAGAAGGCAAGCACTGTGTGGTCCGCTGGCACACATGCCACAGACTGTTCTCTATCGTGCATGTGGGCACCATTTGTATGTAAAGCcagatttcaaatatttttttaattcctttctggATACAACATGCAATAATACTTTGTGCGGGAACTCTGAACTTCTGTAAACTTTGCCATACTCAGAGGTCACAGAAACTTACCTGTGACATAGTAACCTCGTATTTAAATACTGAATATTAGCTAGAGATTGTGAGGGACAATTATAAAGGAAGAAGCATTTGTAAATTATAAGAATAAATACTAAGGGAATGTAAGGCTTTTGCTGTCAAACTATATTTCAAATTTGCTTTTCATAGTGTTCCTCTGAAGGAAACTGTGGACCTTAGCCTGCTAGCTATATTGTAAGACTTCAGCAGAATCTGAAGTCTGTCTGGTTTTCATGGAATTGGAAGATTGGATGCATCCCAGAAACATCTCTCCCTCTGTTGGGTATTACTGGCCAAAAGGCTTAAGTGCTTCAGTGAGGGTCTGCcttaaaaacagctgaaagaatcttatttcctcagaaagcaggcagaaaagaagagcaAGTAGGAAGTGTATCTCTTGAGAGACTGAAGATTTCTGGGGGATATCACAAGCAGAAGTGTTAATCTGGTTGCTTATCTGCTGAACGTGtatgaaaatgcagaataacATTTTGCCTCTTGAAGAACCATCCGTATCAGTGTTCAAAAGCTGTTCTCTCTTCTCCATTTCAGATAAACATGAAACTAAATTAAAAggtgtaatttattttcaagctaTTGAAGAAGTCTATTATGATCACCTAAAGAATGCATATAAGGTAAACTTTGTTATTTTGACTGAGTATCAAGCATGTGGTAGTACTCTAAGTATGGCAACTGCAGTAAAATCAAAGGGCATTGACattataaaaacaacaaacaaacaaaataaaacaaagtggAGGCAAAGGAAGATGAGACCAGAGCAGTGATAAGCATTGTTCTTTTATACTGTTGAAGCAGAGATAATAGAGTCTTCCTGCCACATGATGGTCCCACATTGACATCTGCTGTGAGGGGTGCCATAGTCTGCTGCCAAGACCACAAAAATCAATAGCTCTGGCAAACTAAGAAGTGGCTGCATGCAGCTGTCATAGGGAGGGAGGTACCTGCTACCTGCTGCTCACATCTGCAATTTAGATGATCAGTCTGAATATGAACAATGTGAATATCTTTAGTTTGTGGATTTGTGAAAGCCAAAATGGTTTTGACCATTGGACATAATCCCTGCTGAAAGGGACTTGTTTGGGCATGAAGCAGCAGTTTGGATGCCTGTACTGGTATGTGATAGTCTAATGGAAATATTAACACATTTATACTGGGTGCATATACTTTAAACACATCTTTGttcccagtgctgcagtgtAGGATGCAGTGCCTTTTTCCCCCTTAACCCCACCCTAAATCTCCTTGtaagtaattttatttctgttgccaATAAATAGCTTTGACTTTTCATTGCTTTGATATCCTTctgtctgcttcttttttttcttttagagtCCCAACCCACTACTCACTTTCAGTGTTAAGACACATGACCGAATATACTATATGGTCGCTCCAACACCAGAAGCCATGAGGATATGGATGGATGTTATTGTTACAGGCGCAGAAGGCTACACCCACTTCATGTTATAACAAAATGGGGCAATAGGGCATACTGCAATAACGTTAATGTATGAAGTCAGCCATATGTAGTAAAATCTGAAAAGCCACATAAAATACCAATGAATACTCTGAAATATCCTCCTTATGATGTGCAGCCAAAGCCTCAGGATGGAAGGGTTTTCTAAATGCACTGAAAAGGAGGACTTGCTACTTATTTTAGTTGATCTTTGTAGAGACAAAAGAGCTAACGCTGTTGAGAAAGTCGTAGTGctccaaaacaaataaactggCCACTTCTGTGACAACATCTTGATTCAATGATAATTTTGTACCAACTGTCTTAAACAGAGAACATCTTCATCAACAGTTCACAAATGTGTGTGCTCTCATCAGTATGCAAAAATTCTAGTATCGGAACAAAAAAGTGTAATAGcatatattttaatatgcaGCTTTTGACATTTATAGATGATTAGGTAACTTTTAAAAACTTCTAGTCAAGTATTTTATAAAACTATGAATTAAAAAGCTGCCCTAAGGTACACACGGTTCTTGCCTTAGTAGTTAAGTATTACAACAGAGCCAAAGAGTTATATGACTCCCTTATTGTAATATTTCAGATTGCTAGCTGTATTTAACTTCCTGTAAGGGGACAGTGCCAAAACTCTTCATGACTTGTACAAAACCATGTTACACCACCCAGTGATACTGACTGTAAGTTTTAAG is a genomic window of Meleagris gallopavo isolate NT-WF06-2002-E0010 breed Aviagen turkey brand Nicholas breeding stock chromosome 1, Turkey_5.1, whole genome shotgun sequence containing:
- the LOC104913694 gene encoding pleckstrin homology-like domain family B member 2; amino-acid sequence: MGGKIKTWKKRWFVFDRNKRTFTYYADKHETKLKGVIYFQAIEEVYYDHLKNAYKSPNPLLTFSVKTHDRIYYMVAPTPEAMRIWMDVIVTGAEGYTHFML